The window TGTGAGCTAATGATAAATACTGTTATATTAATGGAGATCTAATTTTATGTCTTATCCATCAGCCCCACTAGCACATTGATGAAGGTTTTGTTTCccagctttttaaattattaccaTGAGAAAAAAGTACAGTAAAGGTAAATAATTAATGTTACAATATCCAAATGTTGTGTTTTGGATTAAAGgccttccagcattttgactttACCAGGTCAATCCAGGGCATAGAACCCCTGAAAGGACGTGGTTGCGGGCTTAACAGCTTTACTAAGTCGTAATTGGTTGATATTCAAGATAGGGGCATAGCCTTGGacatttagtcatttagccattataatccagagtttaacatttggcactaggatgtttttattccaattctgaaaagtgcttgaaaaataacaaaataaaaatattttttgtacaagcatggattttattagtgtcatttattgcaaaattgcatgttaaaatgcccaaacaggctattacactttcagaaataaaaggagaaaatatgcgattaatctcgagttaactattgacattatgcgattaatcttgattaaaatttgtaatcatttgacagccctaatatatatatatatatatatatatatatatatatatatatatatatatatatatatatatatatatatatatatatatatattgtcctATTATTTAGAGGATCAGTGTaaaaagcaatagaaaaaaTATGAGGGACAGACATATAAAGGAGAGAATGGTCATGAGAGAGAAGTGTAGTGCAGGGGAAGACCAGAAAGCCACCATGGAGGTATTTCTCCATCATTAGCTTCCTTGAGTCTCATGTCAGAGAGAAGGACACGTCCTCCAACACGTCTCACGTCTATTGAAGAAACCTCCTCTGCTCACCTTCTGAAACCTTTATTCTGTTCCTGAGCAAAGTATCTCCCAGAAAATGCAATGTGGTCTTTCTCCAAAGTTCTAAGTCATTTACTTAATTCTGAGCTTGTGTTTTAATTTACATTCATGTTGTGAAGAATTCTTGCCTAGTGTTTAAGATGTGCTATTGTGTTCCAAGACATGGTACATAAAGTTAGAttaatatggtaaaaaaaaaagcagagtagGAGTTTTTAAGGAGGATTGATACAGTCTTAcctatatattttaaattaggATAATTGTATTAAGGAAAGTAACGGCCATAATAGGCAATCGACAGAAACTAATTTCATAGCATGATGtgtgtaaatgtttaaattcatgtatgatctatctatctatctatctatctatctatctatctatctatctatctatctatctatctatctatctatctatctatctatctatctatctatctatctatctatctatctatctatctatctatctatctatctatctatctatctatctatctatctatctatctatctatctatctatattttcttcttttttttgtgtgtgtgtgactcgGGCTTCTATTATACATCCGTCCAGCAAGTGGCGACAATGAGTCGATACGTTTCCTTCTTCTTTCCGTCAAACCCGGAAGCAGACTGTCTGCATGAACACCAAATCAGagggttattctttattattaagatatcttaaaaagACTAATTTGATAAAacggatttatttatttttattattatttatagtagTAGGATATTAGAGTAGGtcatcccgattcacactccatttcaGTTGGTGGCGGCAATGCACCAAAAGTTGCcattaaacaaaagaagaagaagaagaagcagcagcagcagcagcagcagactgtCTGGGTATGTTAGCAGAGTTAGCTTTGTTGTGTCTTCTTATCTGagtgtttgtgtctctgctgcaaCAATGTCTTCATCTCAGTCTCTGAGAGAGTTTATCAGGGAGCGactgactgctgctgctgaagaaatatTCACAGAGTTTGATAAAACCATCGTCCACTACGAGGAAGAGCTGGATCGTCAGCGCAGACTGCTGGAAATCAGCTGCAAACCCCACACGAACCTGCAGAGAATAGGTATGAACCACCAGAGGTACTGATGTTGGTTTACTGATCACGGAGCTGCTGTAAAAACGCCATAAGACTAAAAGGAAGCGTTAAAATTAGATGTTTAGTATAAATGTAGTGAAATCAAGCagcaccactgagctatattatacactggagtgctaatcgcccgctgttagaacgagtcgctgtgaagccaccagccgccatatagGTACTCCTtcttttcctccagtaactagggaatatgtgcgccacagcatcgaataacgagaattttctcatgttcagggagggtttaagacttttaaaatgtcaaataccatttacttttatgttatgttctaaaactatcaagtactgagaaagtcgtgtgctgaaatatttagcattttattaatttatatatatataggcctatataacatttataaatatataaataacaatatacaaaaacatatatttacatatatgtatacatatatgcatatacacatacttatatatacatatatatatatatatttaatatgaataacaggtaaaatatttcaggaactaatttcctagtagttgatagtgttagtacatccactgactgtagaattacctatgaaacgtcttcccacagccagaaaactgcttgttattgcagccaaatcctatgggattctgtgagagtagggagtagcaagatggcagccagtgacttcagtttttcaggtattatatagctcagtgagcaGCACCCAGGTTTCCGTAGGATATTGTGTTTATTAAAACTTCTCTTAGTAATACAGTTAAGATTGAATAGTTTTCAGTCAGAATTTAAGAAATACATCAGCGgtacaactacaaactttaatttatttcttcaggattttatttgatagatcAACCCAAAGTAGTgttaaatctgacagaaaagtaaaaagatgcactgttttctaaatgtaaacaaataatctgaaaagtgcttaaGCCAATCCTCTGTAGAACTACCCTtagctgcagttacagctgcaactCTTACAACTCTTTAGATGCGTGTCTACCAATTTTTCTCATCTAGGGGTTGAAATATTTGCGTCTAAGAGACAGACAAGAGGGGAGGCTGAAGGGAGCGTTGGCATCTTTACATTCGGTTGAATACAATGATTGAGTAGCAGCAGGACCCATGATTAAGCTGGAAGCTAAGATATTTGAGGTGTGACAGGAACGCTGTCATCAATAAAGGTTGACTGGTTGTTAAGTTGAGGgcaggagaggaggatgctgagtTGGTCCCTAATCTTAACCTATTGAAcaattttatgaaatgtttatttcaggatcgggagagatcggcaaacacaaataaggactcaaacactgtttctgtttgaatataaggcacacatttattattattccccacagaatacagcacatcaaaacaactagctcttcacacacgcaaagtagcaagcattaaagcaacaagctttcaaacagacgtgacgctcaacagattctcagaatcagctcttaccattgacacgaactgggagccctcagtcctaggttaagatcagcgtTCACGATGCCGGTATCCACATACGAACTCACGGCAGACTCACCGGGCTGAGGGCAGTCTCctctttatatacttgtaaacaaagagtcagatgtggagcgagagtggccatctctccctccacagctgccctgcctcCCAAAGCATGTTTCCCAAACAGAacccgttcccagcatctcagcagtgtgcgaagcaaaataatatgagtgcactcagaatacagcaaacataagcaaaataagaaatacagaatcagtctttcccacaacacactgtcataggttcccaccacaagttaaaacaagttatagcaaaataacacatgttgttcttagttttatgcgAACTCAAAAACAAGTAATATAAGTGAAACAAGTTTTCAAGGTTTTCCAATAATACATTGTTAAAGagcaaaataattctttaatatatcaacAATATATTTAGCTTATTGGCTCTCCACAAACTTCTATCAATCTGATGCTCACAAGAGGATCAAATTGATAGAAGACAGATCTTTTTCATGCCTGACAACACGTCTTTCTGTTCCTGTACTAGAGTTTGCTCTCCAGCTTTTTTATGTACACCTCCTACAGACCTACAGTCCTTTATCTTGACTTTAAGCTGTTTTTATACTCCTCAGTAATTCCCTGTCTACCTTGCTAAAGGCTCTTCTTGTTCTTAATTAATGGTTCCTTTCAGGTGAATGGACAAATGTGCCATGTTGCTGCTTAATTGAAAACCACAGcctaaaattagattattttttaacgaaatgttttgttggtttataaggcttctctgctctctgaacATTACTCTGATGGTTTGGTGATCCCTCATATGTGTCCTCTAATCtcctatttagttttttttttccatttagcaGATGATAATTTTGTGCTCTTGGCAGTTGCCAGTATTCACACTTTGTGTGGTCGGATAATCTGCCACATGGATGgacatttttctcaaaaatgttgtttgttgtttgttgtttgtttttttgccggTAGAGTAGTGATCTAACATCAAATACTGTGATATTTAGGGAGATGTAATTTTAGGTCACATCCATCCGCCCCGCCAGCACATTGATGAAAGTTTCGTTTCCCAACTTTTCAAATCCTTACCATGAGaacaaagtaattttaaatgaaataaagaggTAACTgttacaaaatcaaaatgtcatgttttttgcatgttattattttttttattatttagcatTTTGACTTTACCAGGTCCATACCAGGAATCAACTCTTccattataaaaaatgtttaaacatctTTTGGTAGCTGAGTCCGTCCTATTAACACCTGTaaaagtttttccttttaaacagCAGCTGCTCAAAGGAACCATGTAACCATTACgtcctgtaaaataaaaacctgtatTACCTGAATTATTACTGCAAAAATAAGCATATGTGTGGTTACTTAGAAACTTTAGGGTTATATAATTTCAAAACatctttaatttgttaaaatataaaaagttaattaatcTTGTGATATACTCACGgaaatcaatatgatttatgttttttcttctgcctCTTCAGTTCTCTCACAGCATTATAtttggaaggaggaggaggaggttccCACTGAACATCACATCTGCAGCCAGGAGAGTAACTCCAGTTTGGACCAAGAAGAGCCACAATCTTTTTTGACAGAGGAGGAACTGAAGAAACCCAAATCTCAACAGATAAAAGAGAACAGGGCTAAACTAGAACCACCACAAATAAAGGAGGAACCACAGCATCCAGCAATAAAGAACGAAGAGGAGCAACTCTATATTAGTCTGGAGAAAGAGCAGCTGGGACAGCAGCAGTCAACTGATTCCTTTACAGTAGTTGCTGTTTACAAGGAAACAGACCACAGCGAACCAGAATCATACAAGGACCAACTCATCGCTCAGATTTTCTCTGAGtctgagaaacaaaaacaggaaaggaGCAACCTTGAAGATTCAGAATCAAGCAGAGATGAAGAAAATAAGAGCTTTCAGCAAATGAGATGTGATGTTGAGGATGTGGTCAACATAGAAGTGGAAAGACGGGAGACAGTGAACACAATTGACAGTATTTCAGCTTGTAAAATTTGTGGTAAAAGTTTTGCTAAGAAGCTTTTGAGTGatcacatgagaattcacactgatgagaagcctttctcatgtttGACAGGTGGAAAAAACTTTAGTAATAGTGCGAGATTATACCTGCGAACAAGAACCGATAGAGATGAAAAGCCTTTTTCATGTATGacttgtggaaaatgttttaatcgCAAAAGTAATTTGACTGATCACATgaaaactcacacaggtgagaaacctttttcctgtatGACATGTGGAAAACGTTTTAATCGCAAAAGTAATTTCATGGTTCACATtaaaactcacacaggtgagaaacctttCTCATGTATGACATGTGGAAAAACTTTCAGCATGAAAGGAAATTTATCTCGGCACTTAAAATCGCATACAggggagaagcctttctcatgtttGTATTGCGGAAGGAATTTCCGTGATAGACCAAGTTTATCTCAGCACATAAAAATCCATACAggcaaaaagtgtttttctgtaTGATTTTTGGACTATTTTAATGGGGCATTCTTCAAATTATGTCACATTTGCCCAGAAACATTCCGGTTTCCCGGCTGATCGGACAAGCAGAGGGCAGAGCAAATGTAGAGACCACATTCAGGTGTCTGCtcagattccacagtaaagtcctcTCTGTTACAAGAATTGTATCCTACACTGACATTTCTTAGCAATCCTTCgaagtttttaaaaatccacGGGGGAAAAAACTCCCCTCATGTGGTCACGGTCATCATATTATTGTGTATCAGAGTCCAGTACTGCAGATGTAATCATCCTGCCCTCTGCCCATCATGGGTTTTGATATGATTTGTTAATATTCTCGTAAAATATTTAGTGCAGTTTCTCTTATTAGTTTTCTGCTAGAACTTTAATACAGTGTTGTGCTGTTGCTTCAagaatgtaaatgttttattttgaaggttaaattattttcttgatGTGTGTTTTATCTGCTCTCTGCCCAGCTATCTTTCTTGGTTCGCTGTCTGGGCACAACATTCAAGTCGCTTGACAGCAATACTCAATTTCTCTGTTACTGTAAACATCATTGTACCGTAACTGctcaaaaacacaaatctgGATTGGTTAGACTACCAAAATAATCTGTAATGCTCTGTAGCAAAGCTAGTCCTCCATAGATGTCAATCTTAACCTGCTGTGGCTCACACCTTTTCGTTCAGTTTCAGCATTAAGTTTAATTTAGCTCACATCTGTTCAGTTAAAGTGAACTTgatcaaactgaaaaaaatattttgctattcccatagatttaaaaaaatatctttggAACATTTGTTTAAAGCCATGTATCCCACAAGTATTagcaaggaggaaaaaaagttttattgtacagttatttttaaaaaggggggggggaaaagcaTTATGAAgggttaaaataatttctttacttAGTGTATATGATGTAAAATGACATGTTTTGTATTGTAGTTTGCTGTTTGTTGGCCAAACTTTATTACCATGCATATGGGGTCCCATTTGTAAAGTTACACAGTCAGTTTTTTGGGTAATTTAGCCTTTCATATGAGataattttttatcatataCTTTATATATAAATTTCACAGTTTGTTACAAAATACTTGATTagaagctaaatatttagtttgcaaactattttatataattattttaatatatagcTAAACATTTAGCTATTTAGGATCTACAGTAGGGAGCCTTTCCCAATTTCCAGGGACAGTCCCCCTTTTAAGCCCCCTGAATTTGTTTGAGTGAGAACCAAATGTTGTGCCcaacaatatatattttgattGCTGGTCATGCTGATGTTAGCAATATAGAAAGTATTACAACCAGAGTTAAGCTTGCCGTTATGCCACACCTGTTATCCctgtgctccccccccccccttcttcctCCCCAACACCCCAGAATCACTCCAGTTCCTTCAAACCATCATGAAGGAAATTCTTATTTTGTAATTCTCATGTAGCTGGAAGTGTCCCTGGGTTTCATTTGAGAAATCTGGTTAGCTTAATCTACTATATCGTTGTCATATAGATtgtaatttgaaaaattatgtCAATGACTGGATTGTATCCTGGCTACCCTGCTATCCTCAccaagtttgttgtgttttgtttattttattttttaaagagtgAAATCAGgaatgaaagcaaaaacaatgtAATGCAAGTAAGCTATTGTACTTGCTTTCTCAATAAACGAGTtaatatgaaaacatttttttttaatcggtCTTTGTTGTGTCTTCTGAGCTGATTGTTTGTGTCTCAGCAGCAACAATGTCTTCACCTTAGTCTCTGAGAGAGTTTATTAGGGAGCGACTGAccgctgctgctgaagaaatatTCACAGAGTTTGATAAAACCATCATCCACTACGAGGAAGAGCTGGACCGTCAGCGCACACTGCTGGAAATctgtattaatatatatatatatatatatataaagcaatagaaaaaaatatgatggACAGATATATAAAGGAGAGAATGGTCATGAGAGAGAAGTGTAGTGCAGGGGAAGACCAGAAAGCCACCATGGAGGTATTTCTCCATCATTAGCTTCCTTGAGTCTCATGTCAGAGAGAAGGACACGTCCTCCAACACGTCTCACGTCTATTGAAGAAACCTCCTCTGCTCACCTTTTGAAACCTTTATTCTGTTCCTGAGCAAGGTATCTCCCAGAAAATGCAATGTGGTCTTTCTCCAAAGTTCTAAGTCATTTACTTAATTCTGAGcttgtgttttaatttatattCATGTTGTGAAGAATTCTTGCCTAGTGTTTAAGATGTGCTACTGTGTTCCAAGACATGGTACGTAAAGTTAGAttaatatggtaaaaaaaaaagcaaagtaggAGTTTTTAAGGAGGATTGATACATTATTACCTGTATATTTTAAATTAGGATAATTGTATTAAGGAAATAAACGGCTATAATAGGCAATCGACACAAACCAAACTCATAGCACGATGTGTGTAAATGTTTAAACTCATGTAtgacctatctatctatctatctatctatctatctatctatctatctatctatctatctatctatctatctatctatctatctatctatctatctatctatctatctatctatctatctatctatcatttttttctgtgaatCGGGCCTCTATTATACATCCATCCAGCAGGTGGCGATAATGAGTGGATACGTTTCCTTCTTGCCTACGTCAAACCCGGAAGCAGACTGTCTGAGTCTGTTAGCAGAGTTAGCTTTGTTGTGTCTTCTTATCTGAgtgtttgtgtctctgcagcAACAATGTCTTCAACTCAGTCTCTGAGAGAGTTTATCAGGGAGCGACTGAccgctgctgctgaagaaatatTCACAGAGTTTGATAAAACCATCGTCCAC of the Fundulus heteroclitus isolate FHET01 chromosome 12, MU-UCD_Fhet_4.1, whole genome shotgun sequence genome contains:
- the LOC105926910 gene encoding histone-lysine N-methyltransferase PRDM9, with the translated sequence MSSSQSLREFIRERLTAAAEEIFTEFDKTIVHYEEELDRQRRLLEISCKPHTNLQRIVLSQHYIWKEEEEVPTEHHICSQESNSSLDQEEPQSFLTEEELKKPKSQQIKENRAKLEPPQIKEEPQHPAIKNEEEQLYISLEKEQLGQQQSTDSFTVVAVYKETDHSEPESYKDQLIAQIFSESEKQKQERSNLEDSESSRDEENKSFQQMRCDVEDVVNIEVERRETVNTIDSISACKICGKSFAKKLLSDHMRIHTDEKPFSCLTGGKNFSNSARLYLRTRTDRDEKPFSCMTCGKCFNRKSNLTDHMKTHTGEKPFSCMTCGKRFNRKSNFMVHIKTHTGEKPFSCMTCGKTFSMKGNLSRHLKSHTGEKPFSCLYCGRNFRDRPSLSQHIKIHTGKKCFSV